From Nitrospira sp., a single genomic window includes:
- a CDS encoding TCR/Tet family MFS transporter — translation MLSFGIIIPVLPKLVEEFLSGDTAQAAVLYGLMGTAWAFMQFFCSPIQGALSDRFGRRPVILLSNMGLGLDYIVMALAPTVAWLVVGRVISGMASSSFSTAGAYIADVTPQEQRAAAFGKIGMVFGLGFIFGPALGGWLGAIDPRLPFWGAAALSLMNACYGFFVLPESLPPDKRMPFKWARANPVGSLVLLRSHHELFGLATVAFFGYLAHAVLPSVSVLYMGYRYGWGPASVGLMMAGVGVAAMIVQGGLIRPITARFGERRTVVIGLLCGAIGFSVYGIAPEGWIFCLGIPVMAFWGLAGPANQSLMTRHISSSEQGQLQGAIASINGVTGLIGPTLFTQTFAFFIRSDSSAGTQHSTLSTSLDLPGAPFILASLMLLSAAMIAWRTTKAGGS, via the coding sequence ATGTTGTCGTTCGGCATCATCATCCCGGTGTTGCCGAAACTTGTCGAGGAATTTCTCTCCGGCGATACGGCGCAGGCAGCCGTCCTCTATGGGTTGATGGGGACGGCCTGGGCCTTCATGCAGTTCTTCTGCTCGCCGATTCAGGGTGCCCTGTCCGATCGATTCGGCCGTCGACCGGTCATCCTGCTGTCCAATATGGGCTTGGGACTCGACTACATCGTGATGGCGCTTGCGCCGACCGTCGCCTGGCTTGTTGTGGGCCGCGTCATCTCCGGGATGGCCTCCTCCAGCTTCAGCACCGCCGGTGCGTACATCGCCGATGTCACGCCGCAGGAGCAGCGCGCGGCGGCATTCGGCAAGATCGGCATGGTCTTTGGCTTGGGGTTTATCTTCGGTCCCGCCCTAGGCGGTTGGCTCGGCGCGATCGATCCACGGTTGCCGTTCTGGGGCGCGGCCGCACTCAGTCTTATGAACGCCTGTTATGGATTTTTCGTGCTTCCTGAATCCCTACCACCTGATAAGCGGATGCCGTTCAAGTGGGCGCGGGCCAATCCTGTCGGCTCGCTCGTGTTGTTACGCTCACACCACGAACTCTTTGGCCTCGCAACGGTTGCGTTCTTCGGGTATCTGGCCCATGCGGTGCTCCCGAGCGTGTCGGTCCTGTATATGGGCTATCGCTATGGATGGGGACCTGCGAGCGTGGGGCTCATGATGGCGGGCGTCGGCGTCGCTGCGATGATCGTGCAAGGCGGACTGATCCGACCGATCACCGCCCGGTTCGGCGAACGTAGGACAGTGGTGATCGGTCTACTCTGCGGAGCAATTGGTTTCTCTGTCTATGGCATCGCACCGGAAGGCTGGATCTTCTGTCTTGGTATTCCCGTGATGGCCTTCTGGGGACTTGCCGGTCCGGCGAATCAATCGCTCATGACACGCCACATCAGCAGTTCAGAGCAGGGCCAGCTGCAGGGCGCCATCGCCAGCATCAACGGTGTGACCGGCCTCATCGGGCCGACCCTCTTCACGCAGACCTTCGCCTTCTTCATCCGATCCGACTCCTCTGCCGGCACTCAGCACTCAACCCTCAGCACTTCCCTGGATCTTCCCGGCGCGCCCTTTATCCTCGCCTCGCTCATGCTCCTCAGCGCGGCGATGATTGCCTGGAGAACGACGAAAGCAGGCGGATCATAG
- a CDS encoding acyloxyacyl hydrolase — protein MFIHLFGAMAVWLCASLAWVPLASAQEASPAISERQTVGVVVGGMVPVRFMEGQSSKLNGVSVHPYWQIVVRSPTSHEWWSGSVALGVEAAFLGIAEPTSAYGLGVTPKVVYTFTSFGPLKPYIEGGGGPLWTNFDGRIPEQGSDFNFLVWGGAGATYDLTTQWALNAGVRFSHISNADTGSPNGGVNYLLPFIGVSTKVF, from the coding sequence ATGTTTATTCACCTGTTTGGCGCAATGGCGGTGTGGTTGTGCGCGAGTCTGGCGTGGGTGCCTCTGGCTTCGGCTCAAGAGGCATCTCCCGCTATCAGTGAACGACAGACAGTAGGCGTTGTGGTCGGCGGCATGGTACCGGTGCGATTCATGGAGGGGCAGTCGTCCAAACTTAACGGAGTGTCGGTCCATCCGTATTGGCAGATCGTAGTCAGGAGTCCTACCAGTCATGAATGGTGGAGTGGTTCTGTCGCCCTTGGGGTTGAGGCAGCGTTCTTGGGGATTGCGGAACCCACCAGTGCCTATGGCCTAGGAGTTACGCCCAAGGTGGTCTATACCTTCACCTCGTTTGGTCCCCTGAAGCCCTACATCGAAGGTGGTGGTGGGCCACTCTGGACCAACTTCGACGGTCGCATTCCCGAGCAAGGGTCGGACTTCAATTTTTTGGTCTGGGGCGGTGCGGGCGCAACCTATGATTTGACCACACAATGGGCGCTCAATGCCGGAGTCCGCTTCAGCCACATCTCCAATGCCGACACGGGTAGTCCAAACGGCGGGGTCAATTACCTGCTGCCGTTTATTGGAGTCTCTACGAAGGTTTTCTGA
- the topA gene encoding type I DNA topoisomerase translates to MAKNLIIVESPTKARTITKYLGRGYTVMASVGHIKDLPTSKLGVDLEHDFEPQYVTIKGKSKVLAEIKKKAEEADKIFLAPDPDREGEAIAWHLEQELLGKSKKKKKDTKIFRVLFNEITESAIKRALQSPGEIDMKRVNAQQARRVLDRIVGYQGSQLLWNKVRRGLSMGRVQSVAMRLICEREAEREAFRTEEYWSIIALLAGTNPPSFEAKLHSINGEEASIENAEQAGRIVGEIQGKAFVVQSIERREKKRNPVAPFITSRLQQEASRKLHFSPKKTMTLAQQLYEGIEIGAEGATGLITYMRTDSPRISNEAMADAREVIQSRFGAEYLPATPNVYKTAKAAQEAHEAIRPTSASRDPESIRQYLDHDQYNLYKLIWNRFIASQMVPAILDVTRIDSTPVSTKERYVFRSTGTVVKFPGHTIVYMEGVDKEAPSQKPKAGQEADDDERQLPSLSEGERLRLVEQDGQTVPGMLSKQHFTQPPPRYNEALLIKELEEKGIGRPSTYAAIISTIQDRKYVEKTEGRLVPTETGKTVHDFLIQGFPDLINVDFTSQLEEQLDEVEEGSKPWVTAVRDFYTPFTRELERAKTIPGPKDIVEPPTNIPCEKCGRMLEIKWGRNGKFLACPAYKDDPPCKNTQNFEKLPDGTIKIVPKEEITTDQVCDKCSSPMVVKTGRFGKFIACSAYPQCKTTKPMVLGVKCPQPDCGGDLVQKRTKKGRSFFACSHYPKCEYALWDRPVPKVCPTCQAPFLIEKISKQDGRSVQCHNQECGYREAG, encoded by the coding sequence ATGGCAAAAAACTTGATCATCGTTGAGTCGCCGACGAAGGCGAGGACGATTACGAAGTATCTGGGCCGTGGGTATACCGTGATGGCGTCGGTGGGGCACATCAAGGATCTTCCGACCAGTAAATTGGGCGTCGATCTCGAGCACGATTTCGAACCGCAGTACGTTACCATTAAAGGCAAGTCGAAGGTGTTGGCTGAGATCAAGAAGAAGGCTGAGGAAGCCGACAAGATCTTTCTGGCGCCGGACCCTGACCGTGAAGGCGAAGCGATCGCGTGGCATCTTGAACAGGAGCTGCTGGGAAAATCGAAGAAGAAAAAAAAGGATACAAAAATCTTCCGAGTGTTGTTCAACGAAATCACGGAGTCCGCGATCAAACGCGCGCTGCAGTCACCGGGCGAGATCGACATGAAACGGGTGAATGCGCAGCAGGCACGCCGCGTGCTGGATCGTATCGTGGGGTATCAAGGCAGCCAATTGCTCTGGAATAAAGTTCGGCGCGGGCTCAGCATGGGGCGAGTGCAGTCGGTGGCCATGCGGCTGATTTGCGAGCGAGAGGCAGAGCGGGAAGCCTTCCGAACTGAAGAATATTGGTCGATCATTGCGCTGCTGGCAGGAACCAATCCACCGTCGTTCGAGGCGAAACTCCACAGCATCAATGGCGAAGAGGCGTCGATTGAAAATGCTGAGCAAGCCGGACGCATCGTTGGCGAGATTCAAGGTAAGGCCTTCGTCGTCCAATCCATCGAGCGCCGAGAAAAGAAACGGAATCCCGTCGCGCCGTTCATTACCAGCCGTCTGCAGCAGGAAGCCTCCAGAAAGTTGCACTTTTCGCCGAAGAAAACGATGACGCTGGCGCAGCAGCTCTACGAGGGGATCGAAATCGGAGCTGAAGGCGCGACCGGTCTCATTACCTATATGAGAACTGACTCGCCCCGTATTTCCAACGAAGCGATGGCCGATGCTCGCGAGGTGATTCAGTCCCGATTCGGGGCGGAGTATCTTCCCGCAACGCCCAACGTCTACAAAACAGCGAAGGCTGCGCAAGAAGCTCACGAGGCCATCAGGCCGACGTCGGCGAGCCGCGATCCCGAGTCGATCCGCCAGTACTTGGATCACGATCAGTACAATCTCTATAAGTTGATCTGGAATCGGTTCATCGCCTCGCAGATGGTGCCGGCCATCTTGGATGTCACGCGTATTGATTCCACACCGGTCAGCACCAAGGAGCGGTACGTGTTCCGTTCTACCGGAACGGTCGTGAAGTTTCCCGGCCACACGATCGTCTATATGGAAGGTGTTGACAAAGAAGCGCCATCGCAAAAGCCCAAGGCCGGGCAAGAGGCGGATGACGACGAGCGCCAGCTCCCGTCCTTGTCAGAAGGGGAGCGGTTGCGATTGGTCGAGCAGGACGGGCAGACGGTACCGGGCATGTTGTCAAAACAGCATTTCACACAGCCGCCGCCACGCTATAACGAAGCGCTCTTGATCAAGGAGTTGGAGGAGAAAGGTATCGGCCGTCCGTCGACCTATGCCGCTATTATTTCCACAATCCAAGACCGGAAATATGTGGAAAAGACGGAAGGGCGGCTCGTGCCGACGGAAACGGGAAAAACCGTCCACGATTTCTTGATCCAAGGCTTCCCTGATCTCATCAACGTGGATTTCACGTCGCAGCTCGAAGAACAGTTGGATGAAGTGGAAGAGGGGAGTAAGCCTTGGGTGACAGCGGTGCGCGATTTCTATACACCGTTTACCAGAGAACTGGAGCGAGCGAAGACGATTCCTGGGCCGAAAGACATCGTTGAGCCGCCGACCAACATCCCCTGTGAAAAGTGTGGTCGGATGCTCGAAATCAAGTGGGGACGGAACGGGAAGTTCCTCGCCTGTCCTGCGTATAAGGACGATCCGCCCTGCAAGAACACGCAGAATTTTGAAAAGCTTCCGGATGGCACGATCAAAATCGTTCCCAAGGAGGAGATCACCACTGATCAGGTCTGTGACAAATGCAGCAGCCCAATGGTGGTGAAGACCGGACGCTTCGGCAAGTTCATCGCCTGTTCTGCCTATCCACAGTGCAAGACCACCAAGCCGATGGTGCTTGGTGTCAAATGCCCGCAGCCCGATTGTGGTGGCGACCTCGTGCAGAAACGGACGAAGAAGGGCCGCTCATTCTTTGCCTGCAGTCATTATCCCAAGTGTGAGTATGCCCTCTGGGACCGGCCAGTGCCCAAAGTCTGTCCCACGTGTCAGGCTCCGTTCCTCATCGAGAAAATCAGTAAGCAAGATGGCCGCAGCGTCCAATGTCACAACCAAGAATGCGGTTACCGCGAGGCAGGGTAA
- the dprA gene encoding DNA-protecting protein DprA — protein sequence MDDASLTSWLTLQAVDGVGDRTLLKLIHAFGAPDAVLSATRDDLIGVGCSPELAESVRRGPESSVRRQIDGQVKTVERLKIQTVTLFDRSYPARLKAIPDPPPLLYVSGSVLLKDEVAVAIVGGRRATPSGRLITEEIAKDLAGCGVTIVSGLARGIDAAAHRGALTGKGRTIAVLGCGIDRTYPSEHHTLRRNIESHGAVISELPIGAAPQSHHFPRRNRIISGLSLGVLVGEAATNSGSLITAKLALEQGREVFAVPGSIKEDACRGSNRLIKEGAKLIEGVQDILDEILPQIDARQRAMLYLDGAVVDARAPLAKEDALVYDALSYEARSVDAVIESTGLSAAQVSATLLSLELNGQIRQLPGQQYIRL from the coding sequence ATGGACGATGCATCTTTGACCTCCTGGCTCACGCTCCAAGCGGTTGACGGTGTCGGCGATCGCACTCTTCTCAAGCTGATCCATGCGTTTGGAGCGCCCGATGCGGTGCTTAGCGCAACGAGGGATGACTTGATCGGTGTCGGGTGTAGTCCGGAACTGGCTGAGTCCGTTCGGCGAGGCCCAGAATCGAGTGTTCGGCGGCAGATCGATGGGCAAGTGAAGACGGTTGAACGCCTCAAGATCCAAACCGTCACTCTGTTCGATCGATCCTATCCGGCCCGTCTGAAAGCCATTCCCGATCCCCCACCGTTGTTATATGTGAGCGGAAGCGTCTTGCTGAAGGACGAGGTCGCGGTGGCGATCGTGGGTGGACGGCGGGCGACGCCATCCGGCAGACTCATCACCGAGGAGATTGCGAAGGACTTGGCAGGATGTGGGGTGACGATCGTGAGCGGCCTCGCTCGTGGAATCGATGCCGCGGCGCACCGAGGCGCGCTAACGGGGAAGGGCCGCACGATTGCAGTACTGGGGTGCGGCATTGATCGGACTTATCCATCAGAGCATCACACGCTGAGGCGGAACATCGAATCGCATGGCGCCGTTATTTCAGAATTGCCGATCGGTGCTGCGCCACAAAGTCATCACTTCCCTCGAAGGAATCGGATCATCAGTGGGCTCTCATTGGGCGTGCTCGTCGGCGAAGCCGCAACCAACAGTGGTTCCTTGATCACCGCAAAACTGGCGTTGGAGCAAGGTCGAGAGGTGTTTGCCGTACCCGGTTCCATCAAGGAAGACGCTTGTCGTGGATCGAACCGCTTGATCAAAGAGGGGGCGAAACTGATTGAAGGGGTCCAAGACATTCTCGACGAGATTCTTCCACAAATCGATGCGCGGCAGCGGGCCATGCTGTATCTTGACGGAGCCGTGGTGGACGCGCGCGCACCATTAGCAAAAGAAGATGCGTTGGTGTATGACGCCCTGTCCTATGAGGCGCGATCCGTCGATGCCGTCATCGAGAGCACGGGACTGAGCGCCGCGCAAGTATCGGCGACTTTGCTTTCGTTAGAATTGAATGGGCAGATCCGCCAACTCCCGGGTCAACAATACATTCGCCTGTAG
- a CDS encoding Rne/Rng family ribonuclease: MGSEIAITVAREETRVAVLDGGVVTDLFGDRAKHKDFVGNIYKGKVAKVLPGMQAAFVDIGLDKAAFMHVSDLLVDAEPGDMLVEAEAEEDDKDSDMPRPKRQSAKPIEQLLSEGQELMVQISKGPIGTKGSRVTAYVSLPGRYLVFMPNVDHIGVSRRIPRDEERARLKEIMRRVRRPGFGYIVRTVSEGVKEDELKSDVDFLHVLWQDILTKRERLPAPALLHSDLSLSFRVVRDLFGKKVDRLWIDSREEYEAIRGFVQRFSPEQTSRIHFYDKDAPLFEHLGVEQEIARAMSRKVWLKSGGHLVIDHTEAMTVIDVNTGRFVGKRDQEETILRNNLEAAKEVAYQLKLRGIGGIIIVDFIDMEREKNRDKVYHALMDAMASDKARTRISRISDLGLIEISRERVREDLLRSLSEPCHYCEGRGYTKSPTTVAYEIFREIRRIESSGDQQRIFVGAHPTVAELLQDEERYGVEVLERDCSAKIIVTPDNQLHLEQYDLVVF; encoded by the coding sequence ATGGGAAGTGAAATTGCGATCACTGTTGCGCGGGAAGAAACCCGTGTGGCCGTGCTGGATGGTGGAGTCGTCACCGATTTGTTCGGAGACCGCGCGAAGCATAAGGATTTTGTCGGAAATATCTATAAGGGAAAGGTGGCCAAGGTCTTGCCGGGGATGCAGGCTGCGTTTGTGGATATCGGCCTGGACAAGGCGGCGTTTATGCATGTCTCGGATCTACTCGTGGATGCCGAGCCTGGTGATATGCTGGTTGAGGCCGAAGCCGAAGAAGACGATAAAGACTCGGATATGCCCCGGCCGAAGCGTCAGAGCGCGAAGCCGATCGAACAACTGCTCAGTGAAGGCCAGGAGTTGATGGTCCAGATTTCAAAGGGCCCGATCGGCACCAAGGGGTCGCGCGTGACGGCCTACGTCTCGCTTCCAGGACGCTATCTGGTCTTTATGCCGAACGTCGACCATATCGGCGTGTCTCGGCGAATTCCGCGAGATGAAGAACGGGCGAGACTGAAAGAGATCATGCGCCGGGTGAGGCGCCCTGGTTTTGGGTATATCGTGCGGACGGTCAGTGAAGGCGTCAAGGAAGATGAATTGAAGTCCGATGTCGACTTTCTCCACGTTCTTTGGCAGGACATTTTGACGAAGCGAGAACGCTTGCCAGCTCCTGCATTGTTGCATTCGGATTTGAGCTTGAGCTTCCGTGTCGTGAGGGACTTGTTCGGCAAAAAGGTGGATCGATTATGGATCGATTCACGAGAGGAATACGAAGCCATTCGAGGCTTTGTGCAGCGATTTTCCCCTGAACAGACCTCGCGGATTCATTTCTACGATAAGGATGCGCCCTTGTTCGAGCATCTCGGGGTGGAGCAAGAAATTGCCCGCGCAATGAGCCGAAAAGTCTGGCTCAAGTCGGGAGGGCATCTCGTGATTGATCATACCGAAGCGATGACGGTGATCGACGTCAATACGGGACGCTTCGTGGGAAAACGAGATCAAGAAGAGACGATCCTTCGCAACAATCTCGAAGCGGCCAAAGAGGTCGCCTATCAATTGAAGTTGCGGGGCATCGGCGGCATTATCATTGTCGACTTTATCGATATGGAGCGGGAGAAGAATCGAGATAAGGTCTATCATGCGTTGATGGATGCCATGGCATCGGATAAGGCGAGAACGAGGATCTCCAGGATTTCCGATCTCGGCCTGATTGAAATCTCACGTGAGCGGGTACGAGAGGATCTCTTACGGTCGCTGTCAGAGCCCTGCCACTATTGCGAGGGCCGTGGATACACGAAGTCTCCTACGACTGTGGCGTACGAAATTTTCCGCGAGATCCGGCGGATTGAATCATCGGGTGATCAGCAACGGATTTTCGTGGGAGCCCATCCCACAGTGGCGGAACTGTTACAAGACGAAGAACGATACGGAGTGGAAGTATTGGAGCGAGACTGTTCCGCGAAAATCATCGTGACACCGGATAATCAGTTGCATCTTGAACAGTACGATCTGGTCGTGTTCTAG
- the rodA gene encoding rod shape-determining protein RodA produces MIDRLTEHRGLDSFDIRYVALILAILGIGVLSIYSVTHGQKGGIAPYYLKQLIWIGLGAAAFLVMWASDYHSLARFAYPAYAVILLMLVFVLFEGRTSKGAQRWIALGPFTFQPSEFAKLILILVLAHYYSKAPRVGWLQRVIVPGLLVLPGLLLILKQPDLGSGLSFVAVYAAMLLMVGVRSKALGFILLFSIMLFPFAWEGVWGSLHDYQRQRIMAFVDPGYDPGGKGYHALQSKIAIGSGELFGKGLYGGTQSQLKFLPEGHTDFVFAVFAEEWGFLGVLVLLTLFVGLIWLSLEIASKAKDQLGALLAVGIVAMLCFCVVVNIGMTVGMFPIVGIPLPLVSYGGSATIMTMAALGLLLNVKRKRLSLFY; encoded by the coding sequence ATGATCGATCGATTGACCGAACATCGAGGACTTGATAGTTTTGACATCCGTTATGTTGCCTTGATCCTGGCCATCCTAGGGATCGGTGTGTTGTCCATTTATAGCGTCACGCATGGGCAGAAGGGTGGGATAGCCCCGTATTATCTCAAGCAGTTGATATGGATCGGTCTCGGTGCGGCGGCCTTTCTCGTCATGTGGGCATCGGACTACCATTCTCTTGCGCGGTTTGCCTATCCCGCCTACGCCGTGATCTTGCTGATGCTGGTGTTTGTATTATTCGAAGGGCGAACCAGCAAGGGTGCGCAGCGGTGGATCGCGCTAGGCCCGTTTACGTTTCAACCGTCTGAATTCGCCAAGCTGATCCTCATCCTGGTGTTGGCTCATTACTACTCGAAAGCCCCTCGTGTAGGATGGTTGCAGCGTGTCATTGTTCCGGGGCTATTAGTGTTGCCCGGTCTCCTCCTCATCTTAAAACAACCAGACTTGGGGAGTGGACTCAGCTTTGTCGCGGTGTATGCCGCGATGTTGCTCATGGTGGGCGTTCGTTCGAAAGCCTTAGGGTTTATCCTGCTCTTCTCGATCATGCTGTTCCCGTTTGCGTGGGAGGGCGTGTGGGGGTCCTTGCATGATTACCAGCGACAGCGCATTATGGCGTTTGTCGACCCCGGTTACGACCCTGGAGGGAAGGGGTACCATGCCTTGCAATCCAAGATTGCGATCGGGTCGGGAGAACTGTTTGGGAAGGGGCTCTACGGCGGCACCCAAAGTCAGCTGAAGTTTTTGCCGGAGGGCCATACCGATTTTGTATTCGCCGTCTTTGCAGAGGAATGGGGATTTCTCGGCGTGCTGGTCTTGTTGACGTTGTTTGTGGGGCTGATTTGGCTCTCGCTGGAGATCGCGTCCAAGGCGAAGGATCAACTTGGAGCACTGCTTGCCGTGGGGATCGTGGCGATGTTGTGTTTCTGTGTCGTGGTGAACATCGGCATGACGGTGGGGATGTTTCCGATCGTCGGCATTCCCCTGCCTTTGGTGAGCTACGGTGGAAGCGCCACGATTATGACCATGGCGGCATTAGGCTTGTTATTGAACGTCAAGCGGAAGAGGTTAAGCCTGTTTTATTAA
- the mrdA gene encoding penicillin-binding protein 2: protein MATVHYPEAEFGDLHRRLFILRVGLLLVVALLGLRLWHLQIREGPYYRDLSENNRTRLVLLEPARGLIYDRHGVLLANNVPSFSLYVTLEDVKDREVLIQQLSNLLGFDPTLIRKKMTVRGSKLLPRKIKDRMTLRDAMLVESNRLDMPGVMIQVESQRNYPGGVTAAHLLGYVGEISADQLEKPEFVDLHQGSIVGQYGVEKSYDRHMRGMAGQKNVEVDALGHEKKAVVVERPQAGNDLYLTIDVRLQKVAEDLLGQEYGAIVALDPSSGDILAMASRPGFDPNMLSRELTAKQWVEIVQDEGRPLNNRASQGQYPPGSTFKIPMAVAALETQTMSPSSTVFCNGGYQFGKRVYHDWKASGHGYVDLHNALVHSCDVYFYTIGQRMGIDVMAEFAKDLGLGKATGVELPSERSGIMPSTAWKQKAKHEQWLPGETISAAIGQGYVTVTPLQMASLVGTVANNGVIYRPRLVQAVMDRTSGNLQELPAVPRGKINAKPETFRIIKDALADVVTKGTATRAKSSMVTIGGKTGTAQVAALRTGPEENIPKKLRDHAWFVAFAPVESPKIAVAVLAEHMGHGGAAAAPLAKEVIETYMKLAPQVPAVTSDLSGVKRSERSAKDS, encoded by the coding sequence ATGGCGACTGTGCACTATCCTGAAGCAGAGTTTGGCGACCTCCATCGACGGCTCTTCATTCTCCGTGTGGGGCTCTTGCTGGTGGTGGCGCTGCTCGGACTTCGCCTCTGGCATCTTCAAATTCGTGAAGGGCCGTACTATCGAGACTTGTCGGAAAACAATCGTACCAGACTGGTGCTGCTCGAACCGGCACGTGGCCTGATCTATGACCGGCACGGTGTTCTCTTGGCGAATAACGTCCCGAGCTTCAGTCTCTACGTGACGCTGGAGGACGTGAAGGATCGCGAAGTATTGATTCAGCAGTTGAGCAACTTGCTCGGCTTCGACCCGACCCTCATTCGAAAAAAAATGACCGTCAGAGGCAGCAAGCTGCTTCCGCGCAAGATCAAAGACCGTATGACCTTGCGCGATGCCATGTTGGTGGAATCCAACCGTCTCGATATGCCTGGGGTCATGATTCAGGTCGAGTCGCAGCGCAATTATCCAGGTGGAGTGACGGCGGCCCATCTCCTGGGCTATGTGGGAGAAATTTCAGCGGATCAATTGGAGAAACCCGAGTTTGTCGATCTCCACCAAGGTAGCATTGTGGGGCAATATGGTGTGGAAAAGTCCTATGATCGACACATGCGTGGAATGGCCGGACAAAAGAACGTTGAAGTCGATGCGCTGGGCCACGAGAAGAAAGCTGTGGTTGTCGAGCGACCGCAAGCGGGGAACGATCTCTATCTCACGATCGATGTACGGCTCCAGAAAGTGGCTGAGGATCTACTGGGTCAAGAATACGGCGCCATCGTCGCACTTGATCCGAGCAGCGGTGATATTCTGGCGATGGCCAGCCGTCCCGGCTTTGACCCAAACATGCTCTCACGGGAACTGACTGCCAAGCAATGGGTGGAAATCGTCCAGGATGAAGGACGTCCCTTGAACAATCGGGCCTCACAGGGGCAATACCCCCCCGGTTCTACCTTCAAAATTCCTATGGCCGTCGCCGCGTTGGAGACACAAACGATGTCGCCCTCCAGTACCGTGTTCTGTAATGGGGGATACCAGTTCGGCAAGCGGGTGTATCATGACTGGAAAGCCAGCGGGCACGGGTACGTCGATCTGCACAATGCGTTAGTGCATTCGTGTGACGTGTACTTCTATACGATCGGTCAACGGATGGGGATCGATGTAATGGCCGAGTTTGCGAAGGATCTCGGGCTTGGAAAGGCCACAGGCGTGGAGTTGCCATCGGAGCGATCCGGTATCATGCCATCAACTGCCTGGAAACAAAAGGCCAAGCATGAGCAGTGGTTGCCTGGCGAGACTATTTCAGCCGCCATCGGACAGGGCTATGTGACGGTGACACCATTACAGATGGCGAGTCTCGTCGGTACGGTGGCGAACAATGGCGTGATCTACCGGCCTCGTCTGGTGCAGGCGGTCATGGATCGAACGTCGGGGAACCTTCAAGAGTTGCCGGCCGTTCCGCGTGGAAAAATTAATGCGAAACCGGAAACCTTCCGCATCATCAAGGACGCGCTTGCGGATGTCGTCACCAAGGGAACGGCGACGAGGGCGAAATCCTCTATGGTGACGATCGGTGGAAAGACGGGCACGGCTCAGGTGGCGGCGCTCCGAACCGGACCGGAAGAAAATATTCCCAAAAAGCTGAGAGACCATGCGTGGTTCGTTGCCTTTGCGCCAGTGGAATCGCCGAAGATCGCCGTTGCCGTGCTTGCGGAACATATGGGGCACGGTGGGGCCGCCGCGGCTCCTCTTGCGAAAGAAGTGATTGAAACATATATGAAGCTCGCTCCACAGGTGCCGGCCGTCACCTCGGATCTATCCGGCGTGAAGAGGTCGGAGCGATCCGCGAAAGACTCATGA
- the mreC gene encoding rod shape-determining protein MreC yields the protein MNWIFSGKYQSCLKRTTSGKVPSLMRMVNLRVSYNARRIALGLAVILVLGFLLLPGQLQSVFQSIGSPLGWVISWPLQAVAGIHDRIADIWGRYVALQGVEEENQQLKRELDLLKEQNGQLREASAATERLSALLEFKRQALPTSVAAQVIGRDIGNWYKTIILNKGASDGIQSDQGVITPAGVVGRIVKTTASTAVVLLVTDPNNAIAGLIQRTRDEGIVEGTTQGQARLKYIPLLSNARPGDHVVTSGLVGGFPRGIPIGTIIRIDKEEEALFQSAELSPEVDPNRVEDVLVIRSFPLPTEGERLGVPKPKP from the coding sequence ATGAACTGGATCTTCTCCGGAAAATATCAGTCATGTCTCAAGCGAACAACCTCCGGTAAGGTTCCATCCCTCATGCGGATGGTCAATTTACGCGTATCGTACAACGCTCGGCGTATCGCTCTCGGTCTTGCCGTCATTCTCGTGCTTGGCTTCCTGCTTCTACCCGGCCAACTCCAAAGTGTTTTCCAATCGATCGGTAGTCCCCTCGGATGGGTGATCAGTTGGCCTCTCCAGGCCGTGGCTGGGATCCATGATCGGATCGCCGATATCTGGGGACGATACGTGGCCCTCCAAGGGGTTGAAGAAGAAAATCAGCAGTTGAAGCGAGAGCTGGATCTGCTCAAGGAACAAAACGGGCAACTGCGAGAAGCGTCGGCGGCGACGGAGCGGCTGTCAGCGCTGCTGGAGTTTAAAAGGCAAGCCCTTCCCACATCCGTGGCCGCCCAAGTGATCGGACGTGATATCGGTAATTGGTATAAGACGATCATTCTGAACAAGGGGGCATCCGACGGGATTCAATCAGACCAGGGCGTGATTACTCCGGCAGGTGTGGTCGGTCGTATCGTCAAGACTACGGCCTCCACGGCCGTTGTCCTGCTCGTGACCGATCCCAATAATGCGATCGCCGGACTCATCCAACGTACGAGAGATGAGGGAATCGTCGAAGGGACGACGCAGGGACAGGCTCGACTCAAGTACATTCCGCTGTTGTCCAACGCACGGCCTGGTGATCATGTTGTCACGTCAGGACTGGTTGGGGGGTTCCCCCGAGGTATCCCGATCGGCACGATCATACGAATCGATAAAGAAGAGGAAGCGCTGTTTCAATCTGCGGAGCTTTCTCCGGAGGTAGATCCGAATCGTGTCGAGGACGTCTTAGTCATTCGGTCTTTCCCGCTTCCGACCGAAGGGGAGAGACTTGGCGTTCCAAAGCCCAAGCCATGA